One part of the Halopenitus persicus genome encodes these proteins:
- a CDS encoding DUF5786 family protein yields the protein MGFGSYDESEQENQDLDADFDDDGVRTAENDHQGRVEYEIGASSDELLDRLQDIKSQGE from the coding sequence ATGGGTTTCGGAAGCTACGACGAGTCCGAACAGGAGAACCAGGACCTGGACGCCGACTTCGACGACGACGGGGTTCGCACCGCCGAGAACGACCACCAGGGACGGGTGGAATACGAGATCGGCGCCTCCAGCGACGAGCTGTTGGACCGACTCCAGGACATCAAAAGCCAGGGCGAGTAG
- a CDS encoding NAD(P)/FAD-dependent oxidoreductase yields MGAERDGTNASIGFDGDGAESEDGTESDEPRVVVIGGGIIGCMVARELADTHRVLVLERDGIAQGATARAAGEITMVPSYPDYPSIATHGLDFFRAYDGTGAFEFAEIPSVELVTPEREETVRARVERQRGNGVDVAFLEAADARDRWPGIDMDEFVGVARYGGTGHVDPYTLATTVQSEATEAGARFETDVTVNGLVVDGAAGTGDAAIVGVGTDDHGTIECDHVVAAAGWRTRDLLADHLQLPIRPYRTQCLVLRPPEDLPSSFPMGWIPGEHVYFRPEANGDLLVGGWSFAEDDPDGASRSADEAFRDHVAALVPRFVDSPGPMRLVDGWAGVDGATPDTRPIIDAPDDAPDGLIVASGFHGRGIMTSPVAATLIRCLLEGSEPPFPREPFLLDRFDDRSADFEFFSISAGN; encoded by the coding sequence ATGGGAGCCGAACGCGACGGGACGAACGCGTCGATCGGGTTCGACGGCGACGGAGCGGAAAGCGAGGACGGCACGGAAAGCGACGAGCCCCGCGTCGTCGTCATCGGCGGCGGCATCATCGGCTGTATGGTCGCCCGGGAGCTCGCGGACACGCATCGCGTGCTCGTCCTCGAACGGGACGGGATCGCCCAGGGCGCGACCGCGCGGGCGGCCGGCGAGATCACGATGGTCCCCTCCTATCCGGACTACCCGTCGATCGCGACCCACGGGCTCGACTTCTTCCGGGCCTACGACGGAACCGGCGCCTTCGAGTTCGCCGAGATCCCGAGCGTGGAGCTGGTGACGCCCGAGCGCGAGGAGACCGTCCGTGCCCGCGTCGAGCGACAGCGCGGGAACGGCGTCGACGTGGCCTTCCTCGAGGCCGCGGACGCCCGGGACCGATGGCCGGGGATCGACATGGACGAGTTCGTCGGGGTCGCCCGATACGGTGGCACCGGCCACGTGGATCCGTACACGCTGGCGACCACGGTCCAGTCCGAGGCGACCGAGGCGGGCGCGCGGTTCGAGACCGACGTGACCGTGAACGGGCTCGTGGTCGACGGCGCGGCGGGGACCGGGGACGCAGCGATCGTCGGCGTCGGGACCGACGACCACGGGACCATCGAGTGCGACCACGTCGTCGCGGCGGCGGGGTGGCGGACGCGGGACCTGCTCGCCGATCACCTCCAGCTCCCGATCCGGCCCTACCGGACGCAGTGTCTCGTCCTGCGGCCGCCCGAGGACCTCCCGTCGTCGTTCCCGATGGGGTGGATCCCCGGCGAGCACGTCTACTTCCGGCCGGAGGCGAACGGCGATCTGCTCGTCGGCGGCTGGTCGTTCGCCGAGGACGACCCCGACGGCGCGAGCCGGTCCGCCGACGAGGCGTTCCGCGACCACGTCGCCGCCCTCGTGCCGCGGTTCGTCGATTCCCCCGGGCCGATGCGACTCGTCGACGGCTGGGCCGGGGTCGACGGCGCGACGCCCGACACGCGGCCGATCATCGACGCGCCCGACGACGCCCCCGACGGCCTGATCGTCGCGAGCGGCTTCCACGGTCGCGGGATCATGACCTCGCCGGTCGCCGCGACGCTCATCCGCTGTCTCCTCGAGGGGAGCGAACCGCCGTTCCCGCGTGAGCCGTTCCTGCTCGACCGGTTCGACGACCGGTCGGCCGACTTCGAGTTCTTCTCGATCAGCGCCGGAAACTGA
- a CDS encoding aspartate aminotransferase family protein, producing the protein MSLGDNEHDHAKRLRERTSNSRSFHERASSVTPLGVESNVRSFDPYPFYVEETDGSYVTDMDGNEYLDFLLALGPIILGHGHPEVREAVKRQVDASDLTATPQPVAIEFMEKVTEMTPSIERVRMANSGTEATMHAMRVARSYTGKEKVAKPEGGYAGAHDYALQSVYASEEALGPAEEPNTVPYGTGIPDAVSEMMVAIPFNDKEATERILRKHADDMAAVIIEPVMFSCGCLKPRDGYHEFLRDLTEELGIVLIWDEVMTGFRLGPGSAQGRFGITPDMTTFAKAAGGGYQVAGFGGRADIMEEIIPPRKEEASKWNSSAFHGGTYNGHPVAAAAGLKTLEILDGRDVYEHIDRLGDRLFTGLQEVADDVGLPVNVQHIGSMGQVYMTDHEIASYRDTWHANEDRFADWWLEAAADGVLFGNPMQGERFFTTYSHTDEQIDDALEVAEDAFRAVDHEY; encoded by the coding sequence ATGAGTCTCGGAGACAACGAGCACGATCACGCGAAGCGGTTACGCGAACGGACCTCGAACAGCCGGTCGTTTCACGAGCGCGCGTCGTCGGTAACGCCGCTGGGCGTCGAGTCGAACGTCCGGTCGTTCGACCCGTACCCGTTCTACGTCGAGGAAACGGACGGCTCCTACGTCACGGACATGGACGGGAACGAGTACCTCGACTTCCTGCTCGCGCTCGGCCCGATCATCCTCGGCCACGGCCATCCGGAGGTCCGTGAGGCGGTGAAACGGCAGGTCGACGCGAGCGACCTGACCGCGACGCCACAGCCCGTCGCGATCGAGTTCATGGAGAAGGTGACGGAGATGACCCCGTCGATCGAGCGCGTCCGGATGGCCAACAGCGGCACCGAGGCGACGATGCACGCGATGCGCGTCGCCCGCTCGTACACGGGCAAGGAGAAGGTCGCGAAGCCGGAGGGCGGATACGCGGGCGCACACGACTACGCGCTCCAGAGCGTCTACGCCAGCGAGGAGGCGCTCGGGCCGGCCGAGGAGCCGAACACCGTCCCCTACGGGACCGGGATCCCGGACGCGGTCAGCGAAATGATGGTCGCCATCCCGTTCAACGACAAGGAGGCGACCGAGCGGATCCTGCGCAAGCACGCCGACGACATGGCCGCCGTGATCATCGAACCGGTGATGTTCTCGTGTGGCTGTCTGAAGCCCCGTGACGGCTACCACGAGTTCCTCCGGGACCTCACCGAGGAGCTCGGCATCGTCCTGATCTGGGACGAGGTGATGACCGGCTTCCGGCTCGGTCCGGGTTCCGCACAGGGACGGTTCGGGATCACGCCGGACATGACGACGTTCGCGAAGGCCGCGGGCGGCGGCTACCAGGTCGCCGGGTTCGGGGGTCGCGCCGACATCATGGAGGAGATCATTCCGCCACGCAAGGAGGAGGCCTCGAAGTGGAACTCCTCGGCGTTCCACGGCGGCACGTACAACGGGCATCCCGTCGCGGCCGCGGCGGGGCTCAAGACGCTCGAGATCCTGGATGGCCGTGACGTCTACGAACACATCGACCGGCTCGGCGACCGGCTGTTCACCGGGCTCCAGGAGGTGGCCGACGACGTCGGCCTGCCGGTGAACGTCCAGCACATCGGGTCGATGGGACAGGTGTACATGACCGACCACGAGATCGCGTCCTACCGCGACACCTGGCACGCGAACGAGGACCGGTTCGCCGACTGGTGGCTCGAGGCGGCCGCCGACGGCGTCCTCTTCGGGAACCCGATGCAGGGCGAGCGGTTCTTCACCACCTACAGCCACACCGACGAGCAGATCGACGACGCGCTCGAGGTCGCCGAGGACGCCTTCCGCGCGGTCGATCACGAGTACTAA
- a CDS encoding dimethylarginine dimethylaminohydrolase family protein has translation MSDVWDLEPSVRSEYGRLERVLVHEPGAEFNTVVDPDAWNWDGLPRQERAAKEHRALVEVLEDHGVEIHHLTEAFDHLAESLFVRDVGFAIGGGIVVGKMVEETRHGEERRLSERVIELGAPIYHSVHGDGGFEAGNMVWIDEETVAIGRSRTTNAAGIRQVRTVLETFGIDVIEVPIFGSTESTGQTHLALVFSMVAPDLALVYSEAVPPEFLDTLHDRGIDTIPVPMREQRNRATSTIVIEPGTIVISSGNHEVRRALEARGFEVIELTMQEIRKAGGGPKGLVLPLERTPIGE, from the coding sequence ATGAGCGACGTCTGGGATCTGGAACCGTCGGTGCGCTCGGAGTACGGCCGGCTCGAACGCGTGCTCGTCCACGAACCCGGCGCGGAGTTCAACACCGTCGTCGACCCTGACGCGTGGAACTGGGACGGCCTGCCACGCCAGGAGCGAGCCGCCAAGGAACACCGAGCGCTCGTCGAGGTCCTCGAGGATCACGGCGTCGAGATCCATCACCTGACGGAGGCGTTCGACCACCTCGCGGAGTCGCTGTTCGTCCGGGACGTCGGCTTCGCGATCGGGGGCGGGATCGTGGTCGGCAAGATGGTCGAGGAGACGCGCCACGGCGAGGAACGGCGGCTCAGCGAACGGGTGATCGAGCTCGGGGCGCCGATCTACCACAGCGTCCACGGCGACGGGGGATTCGAGGCCGGAAACATGGTGTGGATCGACGAGGAGACCGTCGCTATCGGTCGATCACGAACGACGAACGCGGCCGGGATCCGGCAGGTCCGGACGGTGCTCGAGACGTTCGGGATCGACGTCATCGAGGTTCCGATCTTCGGCAGCACCGAAAGCACCGGACAGACGCATTTGGCGCTGGTGTTCAGCATGGTCGCGCCGGATCTGGCGCTCGTCTACTCCGAGGCCGTCCCGCCGGAGTTCCTCGACACGCTCCACGACCGCGGGATCGACACGATCCCCGTCCCGATGCGCGAACAGCGGAACCGGGCAACGAGCACGATCGTCATCGAGCCGGGAACGATCGTGATCTCCTCGGGCAACCACGAGGTGCGGAGGGCCCTCGAGGCACGCGGATTCGAGGTCATCGAGCTGACGATGCAGGAGATCCGGAAGGCCGGGGGCGGCCCGAAGGGGCTCGTCCTGCCGCTCGAACGAACCCCGATCGGGGAGTGA
- a CDS encoding Lrp/AsnC family transcriptional regulator, with amino-acid sequence MDLDEVDRKILAILQADGRAALSEIARRLDMGTATIHERTNALEEEGYIREYRAVLDPDLLGRNEVGFVRVNTIAGRSSEVAERLVEVTAIQEIHELTGDADLLLKVRVADRKELTELLRKIGQYDGVEDTSTDVALRSVKEEHTLRVNDHE; translated from the coding sequence ATGGACCTCGACGAGGTCGATCGAAAGATCCTCGCCATCCTGCAGGCTGACGGCCGCGCTGCGCTCTCGGAGATCGCCAGACGGCTCGATATGGGGACGGCGACGATCCACGAACGAACGAACGCGCTGGAGGAGGAGGGATACATCCGCGAGTACCGCGCAGTGCTGGATCCCGACCTGCTCGGCCGCAACGAGGTCGGGTTCGTGCGGGTGAACACGATCGCCGGCCGCTCCTCGGAGGTCGCCGAGCGGCTCGTCGAGGTCACGGCCATTCAGGAGATCCACGAGCTGACCGGGGACGCCGACCTCCTCTTGAAGGTCCGGGTCGCCGACCGGAAGGAGCTCACCGAACTCCTCCGGAAGATCGGCCAGTACGACGGCGTCGAGGACACGTCGACCGACGTCGCGTTACGCAGCGTGAAGGAGGAACACACCCTCCGGGTCAACGATCACGAATGA